The Caldibacillus debilis DSM 16016 genomic interval TTTTCCGAAAAGCCAGCTGATCGCCAGCAAAATGGCGGAAATGCACACCTTCATGTTTTCTTTCTGTTTCCAAAAAGGTTCGCGCTTGACTGCTTTTTCTTCTTCCTCGAGAACTTTCAGATTTTCAAAAGCCCCCGCTTTTTCCAATTCTTCGATGGTGGCCGCACCCCAAACGGTAATTTTGGATGCGCCAAAGTTTACTTTGGCATCTTGTACACCCGGCAACGCTTTTACGTTATTTTCAAACTTTGCCGCACAGTTCGCGCAAGACAACCCCCGGACCCGGTAGGTTTTCGCTTCCCGCTGCTCAGACATGGGCCTTTCCCTCTTTCTCATGGGATGACGCAATCATGATCAACTGTTTCATGTGGACATCATCCAGGGAATAAAACACCAGCTTTCCCTCTTTTCGATATTTGACGGCCCCCTGTTTATAAAGGGTCCGCAAATGATGGGAGGCGGTTGCCACGGTGGTCCCGATGATATTGGCAATATCGCATACGCATAGCTCTTCCTCTTGGCAAAGGGAATAAACGATTTTTGCCCGATTTTCATCGGCAAGGGTTTTAAACAGCCGGGCAACGCCGGACAGATCTTCTTTTTGCAATTTTCCTCGGATCCGGTAGACTTTTTCTTCGTTATAACAATAAATTTCGCATGTATCATCCCTCCGCAATCCACGGTCCCCCCATCTTATTCAAATTTCCGTTTGAATATATTGTACCTCATTTTTATTCAAACGGAAATTTGAATAATAAAAAAAGGAACGAAACCGTCCCTCGCCAAAGCATCGGGCGTCCGGCAGCGGCGGCCCGGTTCCGACTCCGGAGGATCCGCCGTCGGGAAAGAATCGCGGAACCCTTTAATTTCCGGCGGCCATTGCCGGGCCGAAGACCATTCGCCAGCATTTCTTTTGGGTATGTCCCCGTTCTTGGGCATTTCTTCGGCGCCCCGAAATTGCACCCTTTTTCCCCCTTCCGTCGGCACATGCGCATCCCGGCCGCCTGCGGAAATGGTTTGAAACGATCCGCCCTTCCCTTCCCCTTGATAACAGCCTTTTCGGTGCCTGCCCGGAAGCGGGCAGGGAAAATTCATGAGCTTTGGATGATTTGATCGACCTTCTCCTTCCGTTCGGAAGGCGGCGGCTAATCCTGGGAAAGATATTTAAACCTTGACACATCATCGTCCTTTATTCCCTGCTTGTTCAGCAGCGCCCGAACGTATCTGTCCGGATTTGCGATCCGTAAAAAATCTATATTCCAGTCGCAATGGGCTTGTGCGACATGCGCCAATAAATCATCCGCCAACCCGGATACGTCATGACGGGACAGGTTTAAACCCTGCAAATCTTGATTGGAGACAAACTGAACCTTTATAAAGTTTTCTCTTGGTTCGAAAAATTTTTTATCCGCTTCATCGAGCCAAGGGTAGTCGGCGAGGGTGCCCGGTCGCTTTTGATCCGAAATGATCAAATAATTTGTACTTTCCGTGTCAGGGATTTCAATCTTCCAAATTTCAAGGGCATTCGATTTGAACATCCTTCGAATGATCATCTTTCCTGATCCCATCCTTCTATTATTGTCAGCGGACATTCCTGAGCATGAAATATGTTTCGGCACGGACCCATTCAAAAGATTTCTGAGGAATCTCGGGATTTGAAGGATCCTTCGGCGGGCGCAAGTACAAAAAAGGTTCAGGGCAAGAGACACAATCGGCGGCCTTTTGATGCCGCGCTTTCAGACAAAGGAAGATATGCGCCGGCGGCCATTTTTTCTTCCTGGTCCGCTCCTTCCTTTTCCCTCAAGCCTGAAAGGGGCGCTGGCCCGAGCGCCGGTCAGCCGCTTCCTTCCGACATCCCTGGAAAGGCCTGTTCATTTAAACGGGTGACCTTCACCCTGCGGACAATTTTAGGGATGTATAAAAAATGGGTTCCAGACGAATGCCTGAAACCCATGCTGCCGACAGCCTGCGCCGCCGGACGGCGGCTGCAAGAAGCCTTTCCCTCAATAGAGAAAGGCGAAGAATTCTTCCCTTTCGATATTTCCGAAATAATGTTTCAAGTCCACATCCTTCAAAGCTTCGGCCATGGCCTCTCTGTCGTAGCGGACGCCGGTCAGCCTCTTTTCGATGTCGGCCACATCGCCGACGCCGAAGAAATCGCCGTAGATTTTGCAGTTTTGGATGATCCCCTTGTCCACTTCGAGGCGGACGTCGATCGAACCGATCGGGAAACGTTTGGAATGCTGGATATTGAATTTCGGGGATTTTCCGTAGTTCCATTCCCATTTCTGATAGCGGTTCCTGGAAATTTCGTCGATCTTTTCCCAATCCTTTTCCGTCAGCACGTATTCGGGAATCTTTTCCTCCCCTTCAAAAATGTTTTTCAGGAGGAAGGAACGGAACTCCTCAATCGTCATCGGTTCCGGCAAAAATTCGGAAATGTTGGCGACGCGGCTCCGGACCGATTTGATCCCCTTCGACTCGATTTTTTCCTTTTTCACCTTCAGCGCTTTGGCCACATTTTCCAGTTCCGTATTCAGCAGGAGGGTCCCGTGGCTGAACATCCTTCCGCCGGTGGAAAATTGGGCGTTTCCGGAAACTTTTCTGCCCTCGACGACGATATCATTCCGCCCTTGCAATTCCGCCTTCACCCCGAGTTTGTTCAGGGCTCGGATGACCGGTTCGGTGAATTTCCGGAAATTGTGGAAGCTGTCCCCGTCGTCCTTCGTGATGAAGCTGAAGTTCAAATTCCCCAGATCGTGATAGACGGCCCCTCCGCCGGACAGCCTGCGGACGACAATGATATCGTTTTTTTCCACATAATCCGTATTGATTTCTTCGATGGTGTTCTGATTGCGCCCGATGATGATCGAAGGGCGGTTGATGTAAAAGAGCAAATAGGTTTCATTGATGTCCAAATGCTTTAAGGCGTATTCCTCGATGGCCAGATTGATCCTCGGATCGGTGATTCCTTTGTTGTCGATAAACAGCATCTTCTTTCTCCTTCCCCTCAACCTTTTTTCCAAATAAGTCCCGATTTGGCCAATTGAACGGGGCCGTTAAAGTATTTCTTCGCTTCTTCCGCCAGCTGTTCCACATCGCCGAAATGGGGAAGATGGGTCAGCATCAGTTCCTTCACCCCGGCTTTTTCCGCGAGGGTGCCCGCTTCCCTGCTGTTCATATGGCCGGCCGCCTTCCCGTCCATATGCTCATAAAAATTGCATTCGCACAGGAACAAATCCGCCCCCTTGGCCAGGTCGGCAAATTCTTCCTTATAGGCGCTGTCGGCGGTGTAGGCGAAGACTTCCCCGTCGGCTTCGATGCGGAAGGCGAAACACGGAACGGGATGGATCGTTTCCAGCATGGCGATCGAAAAGGGACCGATACGAAGTTCTTGTCCTTTTTCATAGGCGACGCCCGTCGTCGCCCCTTTCCATGTCAGTTTGGCGAAACCGTCCGGATCCAGCGTATGCCCGTAGATCGGCAAATTTTTATCGGTGCCTGTGACCAGGTTTTGGATTTGGATCGCATACTGCAGCACGCCGATATCCGCCACATGATCGGCATGGTAATGGGAGATGAGCACTGCGTCCAGATCCATTGGAGCGGTGTACTGCTGCAGTTTGGAAAGGACGCCGCTTCCGCAATCGAGAAGCAGTTTAAACCCCTTGTGCTCCAGCAGGTACCCCGTGCTTGCCTCATTCGCCTTCGGGTACCCTCCCCAGCAGCCAATGACCGTCAATTGCAAGATACTTCCCCCCAACCATTTGAATTAAGGACGGTACATCATTTTTACTATACTCTAATTATTAAAATTTTGCATCTTTCTTTACTTTTGTAGTAATACAGTGTAGAAATTTTTTGATTGTTATAATACAATAGAGGTAAGAAACGGATATTGCCCTTAAGGAGGAGAGGCGCCATGTTGATTAGCATCGTGGAGTTTTTCCGGAACCTGCCGGCAAAAACATGCGCCGGCTGCGGAAAGGAGATCGAAGAACAACATGAGTGTTACGTCGATCTTTGCCACCAATGCATGGGAATGACCGAACGGGATTAAATGGATGCCTTCGCCATACGACCGCCGCAAGCGGCTGTTCAGGCCCGCCGGATGGAGATCCGCCCGCCCGTTGAAGGGCAGGCCGAACCATCCGCCCGGCCTGTTTTTTTTGAAAGTTACGACGGAATCATGCAATTTTTAACAATCTTTGAACTTCAAGGGGGCGGCCGCCCGCAGAAGGAAATATGTGATAGAATGGAAGTATCAGCGAATTTTGGAGGGATATGCATGAAAGCTGCCGTATGGCATCAAGCGAAAGACATCCGTGTCGAAGAGGTGCAAGAACCGAAAGCGGGAAAAGGACAAGTAAAAATAAAAGTGAAGTGGGCGGGGATCTGCGGGAGCGATCTTCACGAATACGCCGCAGGGCCGATCTTCGTGCCTGTCCATGAACCCCATCCCGTCAGCAAAGACATGGCGCCCATCATTATGGGTCATGAGTTCAGCGGCGAAGTGGTCGAAGTCGGCGAAGGAGTCACGAAGGTTCAAGTGGGGGACCCGGTCGTCGTGGAACCGATCCTCCGCTGCGGCGAATGTCCGGCATGTAAAAGCGGGAAGTATAATCTTTGCGAGAAATTAGGTTTCCACGGCCTGTCCGGAGGAGGCGGCGGTTTTTCCGAATATACGGTTGTCGATGAAGTCATGGTCCACAAAATGCCGGAAGGGCTCTCCTACGAACAAGGCGCCCTCGTCGAACCGGCGGCCGTTGCCCTGCATGCCGTCCGGGTAAGCAAATTCAAAGCGGGGGACAAAGCCGCGGTTTTTGGAACCGGACCGATCGGCCTCCTGTTGATCGAGGCGTTAAAAGCGGCCGGCGCTTCGGAAATCTATGCGATTGAAGTTTCCAAAGAGCGGCTGAAAAAAGCGGAAGAACTCGGTGCGACCGCCGTCATCAATCCGATGGAAACGGATCCCGTTGAAACCCTCGTCAAATTCACGGGCGGCGGCGTCGACGTCGCTTTCGAAGTGACGGGAGTCCCCGCCGTATTGCAACAGGCGATCGACAGCACCGCCTTTGAAGGGGAAACGGTAATCGTAAGCATTTGGGAAAAACCCGCGAATATCCTGCCGAACAACGTCGTTTTAAAAGAAAGGAACGTCAAAGGGACGATCGCCTACCGGGATATTTTCCCGGCGGTTATGGAACTGATGAAACGGGGCTATTTCCAAGCGGAAAAACTGGTCACAAAACGCATCGCTCTCGATCAAATCGTAACGGAAGGCTTTGAAGCGCTGCTGAAAGAAAAAAACCAGGTCAAGATCTTGGTCAAGCCGGAATAACCGGATCGGACAGGGATGAACCGGAAGGTTCATCCCTTTTTATTTTGGCGAATTTTTCTGGCGAATTTTTCATTGGGAAATCCTTTTTCAATGCGGCAGCCGCAGGGCG includes:
- a CDS encoding ArsR/SmtB family transcription factor; translation: MRRDDTCEIYCYNEEKVYRIRGKLQKEDLSGVARLFKTLADENRAKIVYSLCQEEELCVCDIANIIGTTVATASHHLRTLYKQGAVKYRKEGKLVFYSLDDVHMKQLIMIASSHEKEGKAHV
- a CDS encoding lipoate--protein ligase, giving the protein MLFIDNKGITDPRINLAIEEYALKHLDINETYLLFYINRPSIIIGRNQNTIEEINTDYVEKNDIIVVRRLSGGGAVYHDLGNLNFSFITKDDGDSFHNFRKFTEPVIRALNKLGVKAELQGRNDIVVEGRKVSGNAQFSTGGRMFSHGTLLLNTELENVAKALKVKKEKIESKGIKSVRSRVANISEFLPEPMTIEEFRSFLLKNIFEGEEKIPEYVLTEKDWEKIDEISRNRYQKWEWNYGKSPKFNIQHSKRFPIGSIDVRLEVDKGIIQNCKIYGDFFGVGDVADIEKRLTGVRYDREAMAEALKDVDLKHYFGNIEREEFFAFLY
- a CDS encoding MBL fold metallo-hydrolase, whose protein sequence is MQLTVIGCWGGYPKANEASTGYLLEHKGFKLLLDCGSGVLSKLQQYTAPMDLDAVLISHYHADHVADIGVLQYAIQIQNLVTGTDKNLPIYGHTLDPDGFAKLTWKGATTGVAYEKGQELRIGPFSIAMLETIHPVPCFAFRIEADGEVFAYTADSAYKEEFADLAKGADLFLCECNFYEHMDGKAAGHMNSREAGTLAEKAGVKELMLTHLPHFGDVEQLAEEAKKYFNGPVQLAKSGLIWKKG
- the yhfH gene encoding protein YhfH, whose product is MLISIVEFFRNLPAKTCAGCGKEIEEQHECYVDLCHQCMGMTERD
- a CDS encoding 2,3-butanediol dehydrogenase codes for the protein MKAAVWHQAKDIRVEEVQEPKAGKGQVKIKVKWAGICGSDLHEYAAGPIFVPVHEPHPVSKDMAPIIMGHEFSGEVVEVGEGVTKVQVGDPVVVEPILRCGECPACKSGKYNLCEKLGFHGLSGGGGGFSEYTVVDEVMVHKMPEGLSYEQGALVEPAAVALHAVRVSKFKAGDKAAVFGTGPIGLLLIEALKAAGASEIYAIEVSKERLKKAEELGATAVINPMETDPVETLVKFTGGGVDVAFEVTGVPAVLQQAIDSTAFEGETVIVSIWEKPANILPNNVVLKERNVKGTIAYRDIFPAVMELMKRGYFQAEKLVTKRIALDQIVTEGFEALLKEKNQVKILVKPE